In the genome of Dermacentor variabilis isolate Ectoservices chromosome 5, ASM5094787v1, whole genome shotgun sequence, one region contains:
- the LOC142583362 gene encoding ELMO domain-containing protein 1, with product MWALLSRIAAFLYMQIRPTVKWILRSLTRLCELQRICYGTERGCKRTRELEWSLQMSRTPAVRTIYDRLMQLADEGRFTKELCANAVEYAVIGVAYVKKINTQVHREFVRSFRTSMLQMCGYRQLVYEVELLRKTQFVAQDPEHLSKLLRLWKLLRPDEHLRGPVSKQWTEVGFQGEDPRTDFRGMGMLGLENLVFFATEYTEVARHVLSHSLHPQFGYSFAIVGINLTSLLYHLLVKGKLKSHVYNAVAERPHVDDFHRVYCYVFFEFDKFWLAEKPTDIMEFNRIRDKFEDRLVQMLEKDDCVFKLALAVKKV from the coding sequence ATGTGGGCCCTACTGAGTCGCATCGCGGCCTTCTTGTACATGCAAATACGGCCAACGGTCAAGTGGATTCTCCGTAGTTTGACTCGCCTGTGCGAGCTGCAGCGCATTTGCTATGGCACCGAACGGGGATGCAAGCGCACCCGCGAGCTCGAGTGGAGCTTGCAGATGTCGCGCACCCCGGCCGTTCGAACCATATACGATCGGCTCATGCAACTCGCCGACGAAGGCCGCTTCACCAAGGAGCTGTGCGCGAACGCCGTCGAGTACGCCGTCATAGGCGTCGCCTACGTGAAGAAGATCAACACGCAGGTGCACCGCGAATTCGTGCGCTCTTTCCGGACCAGCATGCTCCAGATGTGCGGCTACAGGCAGCTCGTCTACGAGGTGGAGCTGCTGCGCAAGACGCAGTTCGTGGCGCAGGACCCCGAGCACCTGAGCAAGCTGCTGCGACTGTGGAAGCTGCTGAGGCCGGACGAGCACCTGCGCGGGCCCGTATCCAAGCAGTGGACCGAGGTGGGCTTCCAGGGCGAGGACCCGCGCACCGACTTCCGCGGCATGGGCATGCTCGGGCTGGAGAACTTGGTCTTCTTCGCCACCGAGTACACCGAGGTGGCGCGCCACGTCCTGTCCCACTCGCTGCACCCGCAGTTCGGCTACTCGTTCGCCATCGTGGGCATCAACCTGACGAGCCTGCTGTACCACCTGCTCGTCAAGGGCAAGCTCAAGTCTCATGTGTACAACGCGGTCGCCGAGAGGCCACACGTCGACGACTTCCACAGGGTGTACTGCTACGTGTTCTTCGAGTTCGACAAGTTCTGGCTGGCCGAGAAGCCGACTGACATCATGGAGTTCAACCGCATCCGGGACAAGTTCGAGGACCGCCTGGTCCAGATGCTCGAGAAGGACGACTGCGTGTTCAAGCTGGCGCTGGCCGTGAAGAAGGTTTGA